TTCAAATTTAGCACTTCCAAAAGAAACAGCGTTAAAAATAATCGCTTTCTGAATGCAAGTTAACTTTTTTCAGTGCGCACACACGAGGAAATTAGTAAAATCACTATGCTAGAATGTCTGGAAGTAAGATAAGGAAAGGGGAGACAATTGTACTTTTAAtgaatgtttatttatttattgtttttaaaaaataaaaattcatgggatCATACTAATATGAGCAACAATTATTGGGAACATAATTAACAtcaaaatttgaattgattttttgaAGAGTGAGCACTGTGCGTCTCAGTACGGGAGTGAGAAAGATTAGATATATGAAAAAAAGTGCTTGTCATGTTTGACTGATTCAATATATTTTGAGTTAAAACCGAagcgttttttttttctgtaattttgtAAGAGAGATTTTAGAAAAATACCAAGAATAAAAGCTCaattaatctaaaaattatttgacCCAATTTAGTTCTTAAAGGACAAAAATCACTGAAGAAGTTCTGAAGATTATAAACATGGAAATCTGCAgtctttcaattattttattacatgatTTATCTCTAAAAACTAATCATATATCAATTTAGCCGTATTGatacaaaagtaaaaaactaataacaactcaattaaaatttagcattccaaagaaaagaagagacaaTAACATGCATAAGAAGTGTAGTACATTTACCATAGAGGAAGTTTCCAATCCAAACTTAAGACAGAAACAATGAAAAGAACTGCTATATTCCCCCACTACTGGTAACTCTACATTTTTTGAGGATGATGGTTTACAAGTGAAGGACATACTAAGGCATAGTTGCAGAGAAagtgatgatgatgttggtggTAGCTAGGAAGAGAAGGTAACATTGAGAATGTCTGGAAACCTCTCCTTGATGGCTGCTTTGATTCCGGATCCAATGGAGTCTGGTCCAACATACTTAACCTTGCACTCCTCACCTTCAACGGATAACACTTCCACGCTGCCTCCGTAATTCTTTATGGCCGGTCTCAATACATCAAGATGACTATTCACAGCCTATTCCAACGCAATGCAAATCACAAAGGCAACAACCTTCAAACTCATTTCATCTTAATTTCATAccttaattacattttttatctcCATTATCGCAATTTTGTATTTCAGTTCAAACCAAGTTCAATTATGTCAATTGATAAGTAAGTACTCTAAGACTACCACATGTTTGAATAAATTCTGATAATCACTACGCTAAAAATAATTCACGTATAATCTTATAAGCTAATTCGTCTTTTGAAAATCAGATTTTGAGGTAACCCATATAGTAGTCTTAATTTCCTATTCTATTTTCGTTTCATTggtgtaaataaataaaacggACCTCAACGGTTGTCTCCTTGGGTTGGTTATCGTAGACTTGGCGAATGTCCTTAACGGCATCTCCGAATTTTTCCTTAAGAACGCGCTCGATCCCCATCGTCATGGTTGTGGTGGAGCTGGGGCAGCTCTCGCAAGCTCCTTGAAGACGGAGAGATACGACGCCGTCTTCGACGGAGACCACGTCGACGTTGCCACCGTCTGCGATGAGGTAAGGGCGAACATCTTCGAGAACAAGGTCGACGTTGGATGTGGTAAGCTCGAATTTCTTTGCGGAGTATAATCCGGGAGAGGACTGATTATTGTTCTGATTGGGGGAAGATGATAATCGGATTCGAAGGCTCCTTCCTCTGTTTTGGATTGGAGGGTTGAAAGTGGAAACTGAGAATTTTAGCTGAAGGCCATGGATTTGATGATTGAAGGTTGTTCTTGAAGGAATTGGGGTCAGAGTTGGAGCTGCCATGGCCATAAATGCAGAATGAGAAATAATCACAGCAAAGATAGAAGTGCCTCCCTATTAGCCCAACTCAGTTTGAGTTTGGGTTTTGGTCTTTCGTGCTAACCCGCCTTCTCAGCTTCTTCTTGCACCTCCATATTTTCTTCTTACACCTCTATACACTTTAAACTTTCAATTATACTCTCTTTTCATTTTACATTCCGAAATACACTATCGAAAGACGTTTCAgcatgcaaaaaaaaattgtattttaaaaatgcatagtatgaaatataaaataaaatatatatttcaaattgtacattttaaaatgaaaaagaaaatagcattttttattacacaatttagaatatctttttgaaaaagaaaaagatagagaacTGAGGAGAGGTcaatggaggaagaagaagataacTGGCATATAAAAGAAGGCTAGTTAATTTAACGAAGACaagttaattaattacataGGTAGAAATACAAGTGTTGTTACTAGTGTCAGGCTAGAAAGATAAAATGATGAAAAGagtataaacttttatattaaaagaaagaaaataataaaaaataaattaattacatggataaaaatgaatgtaaaatatttagacgtgtaaaataatatttactcGTTTTTTAACTAAACAAAGGTTGCTTACTGTACTCTATATTCTAACCATATGAGACACTCTCCATTCACCAACTTGCCACAGTTACTCTCATGCTCTTCGTATCTTCTTCATCTAAAAGCTTAAAGTctctttttctacttttcataACCTTCCACTCTTCCATTTTTTCCCTGTCCTACCATAAATATAACcgataaaatgaatgaatgtcTGTAATCTCCCAACCATCGCTTataatttcactttttcattCCTTTCATAGTGGAAACAGTCACCAAATTGGTATACATATCCCACTAGTTAGCTAGCTTTCTTCTCTAATTCTCAAAGTAAGGTTTCTTGTCTTTGTCTTTATAGTTTTGAATCCTTTTGTCCTCTGttcttctttgttcttgttcttcgttGTTCATTCTCCATGGCTCCTCCGAACGATCCAGTGAATGCCACGTTAGGACTGGAGCCATCGGAAAAGGTTTTCGACTTATCTGACGGGAAACTCACCGTGAAAGGTGTGGTATTACTCTCTCACGTGCCCGAGAATGTCACTTTTAGTTCCTTCTGCTCAATCTGTGAATTTCGTGATGCCCCATCTTCCATCCTTCAACGTGTCATTGCTGCGTCACACAAAGGTGGCTTCCTCGGATTCTCCCATGTTTCACCCTCCGACAGATTGATAAACTCCTTGGGAAGCTTCAGAGGTAGAAACTTCCTTAGCATCTTCAGGTTCAAAACATGGTGGTCGACCCAGTGGGTCGGAAATTCCGGTTCAGACTTACAAATTGAAACCCAGAGGGTCCTCATAGAAGTCCCCGAAACAGAATCCTATGTCGTAATCATTCCGATAATAGAAAAAAGCTTCAGGTCGGCGCTTCACCCTGGCTCTGATGATCATGTTAAGATTTGCGCGGAGAGTGGTTCTCCTTAAGTGTGAGAGCATCGCGTTTCGGTGCAATTGCATACGTCCACGTGGCTGAACACCCTTACAACTTGATGAGAGAGACCTACAGTGCTCTCAGGGTTCACCTTGACTCGTTTAGGTTGTTGGAGGAGAAAACGGTGCCAAGAATTGTTGACAAATTCGGGTGGTGCACTTGGGATGCGTTTTACTTAACCGTGAACCCCGTTGGTGTTTGGCATGGGCTTAAGGATTTCAGTGAGGGTGGCGTGGCTCCGAGGTTTGTTATCATCGATGACGGTTGGCAAAGTGTGAATTTTGATGATGAGGACCCCAACGAGGATGCTAAGAATCTTGTTCTTGGTGGGGAACAAATGACTGCGAGGCTTCATAGGTTTGAAGAAGGTGACAAGTTTAGAAAATACCAAAAGGGTCTTCTATTGGGTCCTGATGCTCCTTCTTTCAACCCGGAGACGATAAAGGAGTTGATTTCGAAGGGGATTGAAGCTGAGCATTTGGGGAAGCAAGCTGCAGCTATTTCAGCTGGGGGTTCGGATTTGGCCGAGATAGAGTTGATGATTGTGAAGGTGAGAGAGGAAATTGATGATCTCTTTGGGGGAAAGGGAAAGGAGAGCAACGAAAGTGGAGGGTGTTGTTGCAAAGAAGCGGAGTGTGGTGGGATGAAGGACTTCACAACGGATTTGAGGACTGAATTCAAAGGTTTGGATGATGTTTATGTGTGGAATGCGCTCTGTGGCGGATGGGGTGGTGTGAGGCCAGGAACTACACATCTTGATTCGAAAATAATACCATGCAAACTCTCTCCTGGTCTTGTTGGGACCATGAAGGATCTTGCAGTGGATAAAATAGTGGAAGGTTCCATAGGGCTTGTTCATCCTCATCAAGCTAATGACCTCTACGATTCCATGCACTCTTATCTTGCCCAAGCCGGTGTTACTGGAGTCAAAATTGACGTCATTCACGTGagctttattttactttatttttcctatttttagtCTATTTTAACTTTGACTCTTTAGCATGACTCTTTAATCAATTACTCATTAACTTTGACTGTACATGCAGAGTCTTGAATACGTATGCGAGGAATATGGAGGCAGAGTGGAGATTGCCAAGGCTTATTACGATGGGTTGACAAACTCCATTATCAAGATATTCAATGGAAGTGCAATCATCGCTAGTATGCAACAGTCAACGATTTCTTCTTCCTTGGAACCAAACAAATTCCCTTTGGAAGAGTTGGTAAGCATTATTCTATGTacttttgatgaattttattgCTATATTCATAAGATATGCaaggaaaatgaaattaaacgaattttaagaagaaaaaaaattgactacAGGGGATGACTTTTGGTTCCAAGATCCGAATGGGGACCCAATGTGAGTGTTCTGGTTACAGGGGGCGCACATGATTCACTGTTCCTACAACAGCTTGTTGATGGGACAGATAATTCAACCCGATTGGGACATGTTTCAATCGGATCATGAGTGTGCAAAATTTCATGCTGGTTCAAGGGCTATTTGTGGTGGTCCTGTCTATGTGAGTGATAGTGTTGGCTCTCATGATTTTGATCTCATTAAGAAGCTTGTCTTCCCTGATGATACCGTGCCCAAATGCATATATTTTCCCCTTCCAACAAGAGACTGCCTTTTCAGGAGCCCTCTCTTTGACCAAAAAACCGTTCTCAAAATTTGGAACTTCAATAAGGTATTTGTCTCATTGTCCATTTTTTACACACAATAAGGTATTTCTAACAACAATTTTGTTGATGTAATAGTATGGAGGAGTTATTGGTGCTTTCAACTGTCAAGGGGCTGGTTGGGACCCAAAGGGGAAGAAATTCAGGGGTTTCCCAGAGTGTTACAAAGCAATATCATGCACTGTTCATGTAACTGAGGTTGAATGGGATCAAAAGAAAGAAGCAGAACATATGGGTAAGGCAGAGGAGTATGTTGTGTACCTCAATCAGGCTGAGGTACTGCATTTGATGACCCCCGTGTCTGAACCACTGCAATTAACTATTCAACCATCCACTTTTGAACTTTATAACTTTGTCCCAGTTGAAAAGCTAGGTAGTGGCAACATAAAATTTGCACCCATTGGGCTAACAAACATGTTCAACAGTGGAG
This sequence is a window from Vigna angularis cultivar LongXiaoDou No.4 chromosome 2, ASM1680809v1, whole genome shotgun sequence. Protein-coding genes within it:
- the LOC108328134 gene encoding nifU-like protein 1, chloroplastic, with translation MAMAAPTLTPIPSRTTFNHQIHGLQLKFSVSTFNPPIQNRGRSLRIRLSSSPNQNNNQSSPGLYSAKKFELTTSNVDLVLEDVRPYLIADGGNVDVVSVEDGVVSLRLQGACESCPSSTTTMTMGIERVLKEKFGDAVKDIRQVYDNQPKETTVEAVNSHLDVLRPAIKNYGGSVEVLSVEGEECKVKYVGPDSIGSGIKAAIKERFPDILNVTFSS